TGAAGTCGCGGGAGCGCTCGGCCGCCTCGGCGACGGCGAGCGCCTGCTCGAGGGTGATGCCGTAGCGGTTGAAGGCCGCGAAGTCGGCCAGCACGGTGCGCTTGTCGACCACCGGGAGGTCCCCCAGCGGTCGGCCGGCGAGGCCCGCGTAGAAGGACGCCCGGGGGAGGTCCTCGCGCAGGAACCGCTCGAGCGCACGGGCCCGCGCGGCGTCGTACACGCCGGGGAGGAGCCAGCGCTCGCGGGCGAACGAGGCGGCGACCGCCGCCTGGCTTCCGGGCATCGGCTCAGGCCCCGGCGGTTCCGGTGGCGCCCGCGGTCCACGCCGCGTGGCCCTCCGGGCAGTGCGCCGGCAGTACGAGCAGGCCGGGGTTGGCGGCGTCGAGCTCGTGCAGCACCCCGAGCGTGCGGACGGTGCTGGGCCAGTCGTGCATGACCCCCTTCGCCAGCCGCGACGGCGGCTTGAGGTCGCGGAAGGAGCGCGTCGTCCACGCGGCGTCGCCGACCAGCAGCACCTGCCGGCCGCCGGAGGTGAAGAGCAGGCCGAGGTGGCCGGGCATGTGGCCCGGCAGGTCCACGGCGAGCAGGCTGCGGTCGCCGAGCAGGTCCCAGGTCTGCAGCCCAGCGACGGCGAGTGACGGGAACCCGTCGACCGGGTCGAGCCGGTCGCGCAGGTCGTCGGGCAGCAGCGCCGGCAGGATCGCGTGCCGGGTGGCATTGAACCCGCGCAGCGACAGCGCGTGCTCGGCGCCGGAGGCACCGGCGATGATCCGCGCCCGCGGGTGGTCGAGGAGACCGCCGACGTGGTCGCCGTGGAAGTGCGAGACCACGATCCGGCGTACGTCGACCGGGTCGACGTCGAGCGCCGCGAGCTGGCGCGGCAGGTGCTCCTCGTCGGGCAGGCTCACCGGCAGGGTGGTGCGGTAGAGCAGCTCGGGCAGCCGCCGGGTCGCGTCGAAGAAGTGCTGCGAGTAGCCGGTGTCGAAGAGCGTCCAGCCGTGGCTCGGGTGGTGCAGCGCACCGACGTACGACGGGAACTCGACCGGCCGCAGCCGCCCGCCCTGCCGCGCCAGCGCCTCGGGACCCTTGCAGTGGCCCACGCGGAGCCAGTGGAAGGTGACCTCGGGCTGCTCGATCGTCAGTAGCACAGCACCATCCCGCCCAGGCTGATCCCGGCGCCGGTGCCGAGCAGGAGTGTGTGGTCGCCGCGCTGCAGGCGACCGCTCTCGATCGCGGTGTGCAGCGCCGTCGGCAGCGAGGCGCCGACCTGGTTGCCGTGGTCGGCGTAGATGTCGACCAGCCGGTCGCCGACTCCGAACTGCTGGCGCACCCAGTCGAGACCGTGGTGGCTCGCCTGGTGGGGTACGACGACCGGGAGCTCGTCCATCGTCACGCCCGCCTCGGCGAGCAGGCCCGCCACGAACGGCGGCAGGTGGCGGAAGGCCAGCCGGAACACGGCGCCGCCGTCCATCCGGAAGCGGCCCCAGTCGGCGTACTCGCCCTCGACCCGGTCGGGGGCGTAGCGCGAGCCGCCACCGCGGATCTCGCACGTGTGCGCGCCCTCGCTGTAGGTCTCGAAGCCCGACGACAGCACGGCCGACCCGGTCTCGCCGGCGGGACCGACGACCGCCGCGGCGGCTCCGTCGCCGAAGATCCCGGACGCGCCGAGGTCGTCCCAGTCCAGGCCGACCGAGGCGAGGTCGGAGGACACGATGAGGATCCGCTCGTGGCGCCCGGCGTCGACGAGGGTCGCCGCGAGGTCCAGGGCGACGAGGAAGCTCATGCAGCTGGCGTTGACGTCCCACGCGGGGATCGGCCGCCCCGGCGCGAGCTGCTCGTGCATCAGCGACGCGTTGCAGGGCAGCGGCTGGTCGGGCGTCGCGCTGGCGCCGATGATCACGTCCACGTCGTCGAGGTCGACCCCGGCGGCCGCGAGGGCCTTGCGGGCGGCACGAGCGCCCAGCTCGGCGGCGGAGCCGCGCTCGACGTACCGCACCCGGACGCCGGTCCGCGCCTCGACCGTGCCGGCGGGGAGGCCGAGGCGCTCGTCGAGCTCGGCGCTGGTGAGCGCCTCGTCCGGCAGCGCGGCGCCGGTGCCGAGGATGCGGAGTGCGCGCTTCTCCCGAGATGACTGCGCTGGCACCGGGTCCCCCTTCGTCGTGGTGACTCGGAGGATAACCGGCGTGCGTGGCGGTCCCGTGAGTTTCACCGGCCGGCCGGTGAAACTGGCGTCCTTGGACGACGAAACTCATGCCTGGACGATGAAACTTCGTCGTCCAACCATGAGTTTCACCGGCCGGCCGGTGAAACTCCCACCACCCGGATCCGCATCAACGATCGGCGTCGTCCAGCGCCTGCTTCGTGAGCTGGCGGCCCAGCTCGACCAGCTCCTCGGCCCGGTGGAAGTCGAGCGTGCGGGCGGCGCCGAGCGGCACGGTGACCAGCACGTCGGGCGGCAGCGCGGCCAGCCGGTAGCGCGTGATCAGGCTCTGCATCGCGTCGAACGACAGCGACACCACCTCGGAGGTGCGCACGTCCGGGCGTACGTCGACCTCCGGGCCCACCTCGGCGGGCGCCTCCACCGCCCCGATCGGTACGACGTCCGCGAGATCGTCCACGGCAGCGAGCGCCTCGCCGCGGCGGAACCGGCGGCGCAGGTCGGCCGCCCACTCGGCTCGTCGTACGGAGAAGCCCCGGGCGGGCGAGGAGGGCTCGTTGGGCTCACGGGGGCCCTGCAGGGAGACGGCGAGCGTGAAGTCGGCGGCCGCGGCGGCGGTCGGGTCGAGCGGCAGGGGGTTGAGCAGGCCGCCGTCGACGAGGATCCGGCCGTCGACGACGGCGGGCGTGAACAGGCCCGGGATCGCGATCGAGGCGCGGATCGCCGGCAGCAGCGGGCCGCGCTGGAACCACACCTCGCGCCGGGCGGCGAGGTCGGTCGCCACGGCGGTGTAGGGGATCGGGAGGTCCTCGATCATCACGTCGCCGACGAGCTCGTCGAGGGCCGCCATCAGCCGCTCGGCCGTCGCTGCGCCGCCGCCCGCCCACGTCGGGTCGGCCAGGCGCAGCACCCGGCGGCTGGTCAGGGTGGAGGCCCAGTCGGCGAACTCCCGGTCCTTGCCGGCCGCGACCAGGCCGCCGACGACGGCACCCATCGACGTACCGGAGACGGCCACGATCTCGTGGCCGCGCGAGCGGAGCTCCTCGACCGCACCGAGGTGCGCGTAGCCGCGAGCGCCTCCGGAGCCGAGGACGAGTGCGACGCGGGCCATGGCTCCATTGTCCGGGGTCGGTGGTCCGCGCCCCAGCCCCCACGGGCGTGACGGTGGACATAATGCTCGTCGTACCGGACCCATTGGCTGTGAATCTGGGGGATTTGCAGCCAATGGGTCCGGTACGACGAGGTCGTGGTTGAGCTGAGCCGACCCACCAGACCAATGCGCGGACCCTCGGACGAATAAGCAGTTGTGAGTGAGTGCTCACTCACTTACAGTGGCAGGCATGCCACCTCGTGCCGCGCCGCTCTCCCCGGAGGACCGCCGGGAGGCGCTGATCCGCGCCACCCGGCCACTGCTGTACGAGCACGGCACGCGGGTGACGACCAAGCTGATCGCCGAGGCGGCCGGGGTGGCCGAGGGCACGATCTTCCGGGTCTTCGACTCCAAGGACGACCTGGTCGACGCGACGATCGCCCGCTGCTTCGAGCCCGGTGACGTGCTGACCCGGCTCGACGAGATCGACCTCTCGCTGCCCCTTCGCGACCGGATGCTCGCGATGACCTCGATCCTCCAGCAGCGCTTCCTCGCCATCTTCGAGCTGATGCGGGCGATCGGGGCGGTCGGCCCGCCGCGGCACCTGCACGACCGGCCCGAGA
Above is a genomic segment from Nocardioides aromaticivorans containing:
- a CDS encoding patatin-like phospholipase family protein, which translates into the protein MARVALVLGSGGARGYAHLGAVEELRSRGHEIVAVSGTSMGAVVGGLVAAGKDREFADWASTLTSRRVLRLADPTWAGGGAATAERLMAALDELVGDVMIEDLPIPYTAVATDLAARREVWFQRGPLLPAIRASIAIPGLFTPAVVDGRILVDGGLLNPLPLDPTAAAAADFTLAVSLQGPREPNEPSSPARGFSVRRAEWAADLRRRFRRGEALAAVDDLADVVPIGAVEAPAEVGPEVDVRPDVRTSEVVSLSFDAMQSLITRYRLAALPPDVLVTVPLGAARTLDFHRAEELVELGRQLTKQALDDADR
- a CDS encoding 3-oxoacyl-[acyl-carrier-protein] synthase III C-terminal domain-containing protein, with translation MPAQSSREKRALRILGTGAALPDEALTSAELDERLGLPAGTVEARTGVRVRYVERGSAAELGARAARKALAAAGVDLDDVDVIIGASATPDQPLPCNASLMHEQLAPGRPIPAWDVNASCMSFLVALDLAATLVDAGRHERILIVSSDLASVGLDWDDLGASGIFGDGAAAAVVGPAGETGSAVLSSGFETYSEGAHTCEIRGGGSRYAPDRVEGEYADWGRFRMDGGAVFRLAFRHLPPFVAGLLAEAGVTMDELPVVVPHQASHHGLDWVRQQFGVGDRLVDIYADHGNQVGASLPTALHTAIESGRLQRGDHTLLLGTGAGISLGGMVLCY
- a CDS encoding TetR/AcrR family transcriptional regulator, with amino-acid sequence MPPRAAPLSPEDRREALIRATRPLLYEHGTRVTTKLIAEAAGVAEGTIFRVFDSKDDLVDATIARCFEPGDVLTRLDEIDLSLPLRDRMLAMTSILQQRFLAIFELMRAIGAVGPPRHLHDRPEIADGLEEVRRRLLALIEPDADRLTMPPAQVLHVWRLLTFAGSHREIADNDLLTPAQIVDTVLHGVEKTVEKGTERSAP
- a CDS encoding MBL fold metallo-hydrolase gives rise to the protein MLLTIEQPEVTFHWLRVGHCKGPEALARQGGRLRPVEFPSYVGALHHPSHGWTLFDTGYSQHFFDATRRLPELLYRTTLPVSLPDEEHLPRQLAALDVDPVDVRRIVVSHFHGDHVGGLLDHPRARIIAGASGAEHALSLRGFNATRHAILPALLPDDLRDRLDPVDGFPSLAVAGLQTWDLLGDRSLLAVDLPGHMPGHLGLLFTSGGRQVLLVGDAAWTTRSFRDLKPPSRLAKGVMHDWPSTVRTLGVLHELDAANPGLLVLPAHCPEGHAAWTAGATGTAGA